One Cucurbita pepo subsp. pepo cultivar mu-cu-16 chromosome LG20, ASM280686v2, whole genome shotgun sequence genomic window carries:
- the LOC111783690 gene encoding uncharacterized protein LOC111783690, giving the protein MAKPTNQLRILAPPDPDSPPLKPPFRAPPSASMANNHSTPAKLDSAIAAASPPPNPSPLSNHIPFSKLHRQPGFSSQKPKNSNPPPALTVSAMVKSKPHLQKIASGEDEKLSKLCKEMGTKKFFDEKKEANKGVDDDSKALYLVVKEKEKELKEPQKGHGLHTLRPTVSLLRKDGRRRSLADPQVELADILAKNGVKVVSVDMPPAMQIHAVDCARKAHDSMEKFTSKTLALSLKREFDSVYGPAWHCIVGKSFGSFVTHSVGGFLYFSMDQKLYILLFKTSVQRAD; this is encoded by the exons ATGGCTAAACCCACCAACCAGCTGCGCATTTTAGCACCTCCTGACCCTGATTCTCCTCCCCTTAAACCTCCTTTCAGAGCTCCTCCCTCTGCTTCCATGGCTAACAATCACTCCACTCCTGCGAAACTTGATTCAGCCATAGCTGCTGCTTCTCCTCCTCCAAATCCCTCTCCTTTGTCCAACCACATCCCATTTTCCAAACTCCACAGACAACCTGGTTTTTCGTCTCAAAAACCAAAGAATTCTAACCCACCTCCAGCTCTGACCGTTTCTGCTATGGTCAAATCAAAACCCCACCTCCAGAAAATTGCTTCTGGTGAGGATGAGAAATTGAGTAAGCTGTGTAAAGAGATGGGCACTAAGAAGTTTTTTGATGAGAAGAAGGAAGCTAATAAAGGGGTTGATGATGATAGTAAAGCTCTCTATCTCGTggtgaaggagaaggagaaggaattAAAAGAGCCTCAGAAGGGGCATGGTCTTCACACTTTGAGACCAACAGTTTCTTTACTTCGAAAGGATGGGAGAAGAAGGTCCCTTGCTGATCCCCAAGTTGAATTGGCTGATATTCTTGCAAAAAATGGCGTCAAAGTAGTCTCAGTCGACATGCCTCCGGCTATGCAGATCCATGCTGTGGATTGTGCAAGAAAGGCTCATGATAGCATGGAGAAATTCACTTCCAAGACTCTTGCTTTATCGCTCAAGAGG GAATTTGATAGCGTGTATGGTCCGGCCTGGCACTGCATCGTGGGGAAAAGTTTTGGGTCTTTTGTGACTCATTCAGTCGGTGGTTTCCTATATTTCTCAATGGACCAAAAGCTGTATATTCTATTGTTCAAAACTTCAGTACAAAGAGCTGATTGA